Proteins encoded in a region of the Sparus aurata chromosome 6, fSpaAur1.1, whole genome shotgun sequence genome:
- the grm6b gene encoding glutamate receptor, metabotropic 6b, which yields MTTEARSSHQCCWPASPSRHQTWHQLMWVLLVATSPGSWAQQGTQPQSIKIEGDITLGGLFPVHSRGPAGVPCGEVKKEKGIHRLEAMMYALDQINSDPDLLPNITLGARILDTCSRDTYALEQSLTFVQALIQKDNSDVRCSNGEPPIIPKPERVVGVIGASGSSVSIMVANVLRLFAIPQISYASTAPELSDNSRYEFFSRVVPPDSYQAQAMVDIVKAMGWNYVSTIASEGNYGESGVDAFLQISREAGGLCIGQSIKIPREPRPGEFEKIIKRLMETSNARGVIIFANEDDIKRVLQAAKSANLTGHFLFVGSDSWGAKSSPIQDQEDVAEGAVTILPKRASIDGFDQYFSSRSLENNRRNIWFAEFWEDDFKCKLTRPGIKYEPGRRKCTGEERISQDSQYEQEGKVQFVIDAVYAMAHALHSMHLDLCPGYMGVCEKMDPVEGRMLLQYIRSVNFNGSAGTGVMFNENGDAPGRYDIFQYQLSNVSNPGYKHIGQWTNHLRINPEEMQWSGGDHKVPESVCSFPCESGERKKMVKGVPCCWHCELCDGYQYLLDEFSCDMCPFDMRPLKNRTGCRPTPIIKLEWSSPWAIIPVFLAILGILATTGCIVTFIRFNDTPIVRASGRELSYVLLTGIFLIYLITFLMIAEPSIAVCAFRRLLLGLGMCISYSAMLTKTNRIYRIFEQGKKSVTPPKFISPTSQLIITFILISVQVLGVFIWFGVMPPHTIIDYEEQKPPNPEFARGVLKCDMSDLSLILCLSYSIVLMITCTVYAIKSRGVPETFNEAKPIGFTMYTTCIVWLAFVPIFFGTAQSTEKMFIQTTTLTVSMSLSATVSLGMLYIPKVYVIIFHPEQNVQKRKRSFKAVVQAATVSTHLSQKSNDKQNGESKIEPDRSQ from the exons ATGACAACAGAGGCCCGCTCATCCCATCAGTGCTGCTGGCCGGCTTCACCTTCCAGACACCAAACATGGCACCAGCTGATGTGGGTGCTGCTGGTGGCTACCAGCCCTGGCTCGTGGGCTCAACAGGGCACCCAGCCCCAGTCCATCAAAATCGAGGGCGACATCACCTTAGGCGGACTGTTCCCCGTGCACTCTCGGGGACCTGCCGGGGTGCCCTGCGGGGAGGTCAAGAAAGAGAAGGGGATCCATCGATTGGAGGCCATGATGTACGCCTTGGACCAGATCAACAGCGACCCGGACCTGCTGCCTAACATCACTCTGGGGGCCCGGATCCTGGACACCTGCTCCAGAGACACCTACGCCCTGGAGCAGTCGCTCACCTTCGTCCAGGCCCTCATCCAGAAGGACAACTCAGACGTGCGCTGCTCAAACGGAGAGCCTCCCATCATCCCCAAACCGGAGAGGGTGGTCGGGGTGATCGGGGCGTCTGGCAGCTCCGTGTCCATCATGGTGGCCAATGTGCTCAGGCTGTTTGCG ATCCCTCAGATCAGCTATGCCTCCACTGCCCCGGAGCTGAGCGACAACAGCCGCTACGAGTTCTTCTCCCGTGTGGTGCCTCCTGACTCCTACCAGGCCCAGGCCATGGTGGACATAGTTAAAGCCATGGGCTGGAACTACGTCTCCACGATAGCCTCCGAGGGCAATTACGGAGAGAGCGGGGTCGACGCCTTCCTCCAGATATCCAGAGAAGCAG GGGGGTTGTGTATCGGACAGTCCATAAAGATTCCCAGAGAGCCCAGACCAGGGGAGTTTGAAAAGATCATCAAGAGACTAATGGAGACCTCTAATGCTCGTGGGGTCATCATCTTTGCCAACGAGGACGACATCAA ACGGGTGTTGCAGGCCGCCAAAAGCGCCAACCTGACaggccacttcctgtttgttggcTCCGACAGCTGGGGGGCCAAAAGCTCCCCCATTCAAGACCAGGAGGATGTGGCTGAGGGCGCTGTCACCATCCTGCCCAAAAGAGCCTCTATTGATG GGTTCGACCAATACTTCTCTTCACGATCTCTGGAGAACAACAGAAGAAACATCTGGTTCGCGGAATTCTGGGAGGACGACTTCAAATGCAAACTGACCCGCCCTGGAATAAAGTACGAACCCGGCAGAAGGAAATGTACAG GTGAGGAAAGAATCAGTCAAGACTCTCAGTACGAACAGGAGGGTAAGGTGCAGTTTGTGATCGATGCTGTGTACGCCATGGCCCACGCATTGCATAGCATGCATCTGGACCTGTGTCCTGGCTACATGGGTGTCTGCGAGAAGATGGACCCTGTGGAAGGACGGATGCTCCTCCAATACATCCGCTCAGTCAACTTCAATG GCAGCGCAGGAACAGGAGTGATGTTCAACGAGAATGGAGACGCTCCCGGTCGTTACGACATCTTCCAGTACCAACTGTCCAATGTCAGCAACCCTGGCTACAAGCACATTGGCCAGTGGACGAACCACCTCCGAatcaat CCGGAGGAGATGCAGTGGTCAGGTGGTGACCATAAGGTCCCAGAGTCGGTTTGCAGTTTCCCCTGTGAAtctggagagaggaaaaagatggTGAAGGGCGTTCCCTGCTGCTGGCACTGTGAGCTTTGTGATGGCTACCAGTACCTTCTGGATGAGTTCTCCTGTGACATGTGCCCCTTCGACATGAGGCCCTTAAAGAACCGCACAGGCTGCCGGCCCACGCCCATCATCAAGTTGGAGTGGAGCTCTCCTTGGGCCATCATCCCCGTCTTCCTTGCCATCCTGGGCATCCTGGCCACCACCGGATGCATCGTCACCTTCATCCGCTTCAATGACACGCCCATCGTTCGGGCCTCTGGCAGAGAGCTCAGCTATGTGTTGCTGACGGGCATCTTCCTCATCTACCTCATTACCTTCCTCATGATAGCCGAGCCGAGCATAGCCGTGTGCGCCTTCCGCAGGCTGCTGCTGGGGCTCGGCATGTGCATCAGCTACTCCGCCATGCTCACCAAGACCAACCGGATCTACCGCATCTTCGAACAGGGCAAGAAGTCAGTCACGCCCCCGAAATTCATCAGTCCCACCTCTCAACTGATCATCACCTTCATACTCATCTCCGTGCAG GTCCTCGGGGTGTTCATCTGGTTTGGCGTGATGCCCCCCCACACCATCATCGACTATGAGGAGCAGAAGCCCCCGAACCCAGAGTTCGCCCGCGGAGTCCTCAAGTGTGACATGTCTGACCTGTCCCTGATCCTGTGTCTGAGCTACAGTATCGTCCTGATGATCACCTGCACTGTGTACGCCATCAAGAGCAGAGGAGTCCCTGAGACCTTCAACGAGGCCAAGCCCATCGGCTTCACCATGTACACCACCTGCATCGTCTGGCTGGCCTTTGTACCCATCTTCTTTGGCACAGCGCAGTCTACAGAGAAG ATGTTCATCCAGACCACCACCCTGACGGTGTCCATGAGCCTGAGCGCCACCGTGTCCCTGGGCATGCTCTACATCCCCAAGGTCTACGTCATCATCTTCCACCCGGAGCAGAACGTGCAGAAGAGAAAGCGCAGCTTCAAGGCGGTGGTGCAGGCGGCCACCGTGTCCACGCACCTGTCCCAGAAGTCCAACGACAAACAGAACGGAGAGTCCAAGATCGAGCCGGACAGATCCCAGTGA
- the traip gene encoding E3 ubiquitin-protein ligase TRAIP produces MPIRAYCTICSDFFDHSRDVAAIHCGHTFHYECLLQWFQTAPTKTCPQCRKQVTTRHIISKLYFDIGGEEEPSADPESLQNDVDRMKALLSSKEREWRDKQKAVDGLKDTVDKQRRDLDSMRKEVMEKEMLCSALRKQMTYLETQQNDVQAAKEEAWRLRTKMKTFESLDVLLQGQRAEVESMITDMGISQAAVEQLSIFCISLKKEYDNLKGSLKSSNDMCEKLKREVLASNNKFHKASVEVSKTKEEMKSLQNDLARADKEISSLKKKVEFLQKTLSTPTRTNEALSRLVFESPAPMELKQPRLHHPAGSEDIDLNMTYDITTPDDVAKRPKQVPSKKMRLDHPASSFSKHDEKSSCPSKVRDEDGSMDPFFRNSLLFRKKTFGSMLDPQRKTGAVKTGYDGLGGRTKFFQPSPLSEIRPLMKAKRKKVARPPPKIATCLTLDSFLE; encoded by the exons ATGCCTATCAGAGCATATTGCACAATTTGCTCCGATTTCTTCGATCACTCCAGAGATGTTGCTGCCATCCACTGCGGACACACTTTCCATTATGAATG TCTCCTCCAGTGGTTTCAGACAGCCCCCACAAAAACCTGTCCGCAATGTAGAAAACAG GTCACCACCAGACACATTATCAGCAAGCTGTATTTTGACATTGGCGGAGAGGAGGAGCCCTCCGCGGACCCAGAGAGCCTGCAG AATGACGTTGATCGAATGAAGGCGCTTTTAAGCTCTAAAG AGCGAGAATGGAGGGACAAACAGAAGGCGGTGGACGGTTTGAAGGACACTGTGGACAAGCAGAGAAGAGACCTCGACAGTATGCGTAAAGAGGTTATGGAAAAAGAGATGCTCTGTTCTGCCCTCAGA AAACAGATGACGTACCTGGAGACGCAACAGAATGACGTTCAGGCTGCCAAGGAGGAGGCCTGGAGACTCAGGACCAAAATGAAAACCTTTGAAAG TCTGGACGTGTTGCTGCAAGGCCAGAGAGCAGAGGTGGAGTCCATGATCACTGATATGGGGATCAGCCAGGCGGCGGTGGAGCAGCTCTCCATCTTCTGCATATCGCTCAAAAA AGAGTATGATAATCTCAAAGGAAGCCTGAAGTCTTCAAATGACATGTGTGAGAAGCTGAAGAGAGAAGTGCTCGCCTCAAACAACAAG TTTCACAAAGCCTCAGTGGAGGTGAGCAAGACCAAGGAGGAAATGAAGTCTCTTCAGAACGATCTGGCCAGAGCTGATAAAGAGATTTCT AGCCTGAAGAAGAAAGTGGAGTTTCTTCAGAAGACGCTGAGCACCCCGACACGGACGAATGAGGCCCTCAGTCGGCTCGTCTTTGAAAG CCCGGCCCCAATGGAGCTAAAGCAGCCTCGACTCCACCACCCTGCAGGAAGCGAGGACATTGACCTCAACATGACCTATGATATCACAACGCCAGATGATGTGGCCAAGAGACCAAAGCAGGTCCCATCCAAGAAGATGCGACTTGACCATCCAGC GTCGTCTTTCTCCAAACATGACGAGAAAAGTTCTTGTCCAAGCAAG GTTCGAGACGAGGATGGATCCATGGATCCGTTCTTTAGGAACTCCCTCCTCTTCAGAAAGAAGACCTTTGGTAGCATGTTGGACCCTCAGAGGAAGACTGGAGCC GTGAAAACTGGTTATGATGGTTTAGGAGGACGTACTAAATTCTTCCAACCT TCTCCTTTGTCAGAGATTCGCCCACTGATGAAAGCTAAAAGGAAAAAGGTCGCCAGGCCTCCACCCAAGATTGCAACCTGCCTGACTCTGGACAGCTTCCTCGAGTAA
- the mon1a gene encoding vacuolar fusion protein MON1 homolog A encodes MDGGPQKPAVGWENGMLAPVDRLRTERADSPVPGLVEGTEPGAGQQSAMFVHAQSFEDLTAEAEEDVEREAELDESGEPSEDLKVLVGEETIEKQHNDDIPPERGTKEEDVSSEAWRSHRKHVFVLSEAGKPIYTRYGTEEALSSTMGVMMALVSFVEAEKNIIRSIHADGCKVVFLAKSPLVLVGVSRTCQSDKELLRELQYIYYQIVSLLTLTQLNHIFQHKQNYDLRRLLAGSEYLTDNLLHRLDRDPGLLLSAVTCLPLASSARDVVSASLQAAKAKNLVFSILLAGDRLVTLVRKKDQFLHHIDLHLVFNLVGSSSSSREGEGWTPICLPKFNTAGFFHAHISYLEPASELCLILVSTDREDFFNMSDCKQRFLERLSKRSAYQAMKEALKCPSYSVEQVGIPELRHFLYKSKSSGLYTSPEFPAIYQSDEEQERMMGLYQDLHSHLHHPTRPLRSFYRCSETENLLAWVTSGFELYLCFSPLGTKALAHSAVNKLLKWIRKEEDRLFILSPLTY; translated from the exons ATGGATGGAGGACCCCAAAAGCCGGCTGTGGGATGGGAGAATGGCATGCTGGCCCCTGTGGACCGCCTTCGCACAGAGAGGGCGGACAGCCCCGTACCAGGTCTGGTGGAGGGAACTGAACCAG GTGCCGGGCAGCAGAGTGCTATGTTCGTCCATGCACAGTCTTTTGAGGATCTGACTGCTGAGGCTGAAGAAGATGTCGAAAGGGAGGCTGAGCTTGACGAATCAGGAGAGCCTTCGGAGGATCTCAAGGTGCTGGTGGGAGAGGAAACCATCGAGAAGCAGCACAATGACGACATCCCACCAGAGAGGGGGACTAAGGAGGAAGACGTGTCCAGCGAGGCCTGGAGGAGCCACAGAAAACACGTGTTCGTGCTGAGTGAGGCTGGAAAGCCAATCTACACCCGCTACGGCACGGAGGAGGCTCTTTCCAGCACCATGGGGGTGATGATGGCGCTCGTCTCCTTCGTCGAGGCTGAGAAGAACATAATTCGCTCCATCCATGCAG ACGGCTGTAAGGTTGTCTTCCTCGCCAAGAGCCCTCTGGTCCTGGTGGGCGTGTCTCGAACCTGTCAGTCAGACAAGGAGCTGCTGCGGGAGCTGCAGTACATCTACTACCAGATCGTCAGCCTTCTCACCCTCACCCAGCTCAACCACATCTTCCAGCACAAGCAAAACTACGACCTGCGCCGCCTGCTGGCCGGCTCCGAGTATCTCACCGACAACCTGCTGCATCGGCTGGACCGCGACCCAGGCCTGCTGCTCAGCGCCGTCACCTGCCTTCCTCTGGCGAGCTCCGCCAGGGATGTGGTGTCCGCGAGCCTGCAGGCTGCCAAGGCCAAAAACCTGGTGTTCTCCATCCTGCTGGCAGGGGACCGCCTGGTCACTCTGGTGAGGAAAAAAGACCAGTTCCTGCACCACATAGACTTGCACCTGGTCTTCAACCTCGTcggctcctcctcttcctctcgtgAGGGCGAAGGCTGGACGCCGATCTGTCTGCCAAAGTTCAACACTGCAGGATTTTTCCACGCTCACATATCTTACCTGGAGCCCGCGTCCGAGCTCTGCCTCATCCTGGTCTCAACCGACCGAGAGGACTTTTTTAATATGTCCGACTGCAAGCAACGGTTCCTGGAGAGGCTGAGCAAGCGCAGCGCCTACCAGGCCATGAAGGAGGCACTTAAATGTCCCAGCTACTCTGTGGAGCAGGTCGGCATCCCAGAGCTCAGGCACTTCCTGTACAAATCAAAGAGCTCAGGACTGTACACCAG TCCAGAGTTTCCCGCCATCTACCAGTCTGACGAAGAGCAAGAACGGATGATGGGGTTGTACCAGGACCTTCACAGCCACTTGCATCATCCAACCAGACCTCTCCGCTCCTTCTACCGCTGCAGTGAAACTGAAAACCTGCTGGCATGG GTGACGAGCGGCTTTGAGCTCTACCTCTGCTTCAGTCCGCTGGGGACCAAGGCCTTGGCCCACTCTGCTGTCAACAAACTGCTAAAGTGGATCAGGAAGGAAGAGGATCGCCTCTTCATCCTGAGTCCGCTCACATACTGA